The proteins below come from a single Mycobacterium parmense genomic window:
- a CDS encoding acyclic terpene utilization AtuA family protein → MRIANCSGFYGDRLSAMREMLAGGDVDYLTGDYLAELTMLILGRDRLKHPERGYAKTFLTQLETCLGEACDRGVRIVANAGGLNPAGLADAIRALSERLGVGARVAHVEGDDLLPRAAELGLGTPLTANAYLGAWGIVDCLDGGADVVVTGRVTDASVIVGAAAAHFGWGRNDYDRLAGAVVAGHVIECGVQATGGNYSFFTEIPDLTHAGFPLAEVSADGSSVITKHPGTGGRVDIDTVTAQLLYEITGARYANPDVTARMDTVTLSTDGPDRVRISGVIGEPPPPTLKVSLNSIGGFRNAMTFVLTGLDIAAKAELVRRQLEAALTVKPTELQWSLARTDHPDADTEEAASALLHCVVRDPDPANVGRQFSSAAVELALASYPGFHVTAPPGDGQVYGVFTAGYVDATMVSHVAVHADGTRSVIPCATETLALEDADAPALPDALAAAAVRRAPLGRIAGARSGDKGGSANVGVWVRTDDQWRWLANTLTVELLKELLPEAAELDVTRHVLPNLRAVNFVIEGILGQGVAYQARFDPQAKGLGEWLRSRHVDIPERLL, encoded by the coding sequence GTGCGCATCGCGAACTGCTCGGGCTTCTACGGCGACCGGCTGTCGGCGATGCGCGAGATGCTCGCCGGCGGCGACGTCGACTACCTCACCGGCGACTACCTGGCCGAACTGACCATGCTCATCCTGGGCCGCGACCGCCTCAAGCACCCCGAGCGCGGCTACGCCAAAACCTTTCTCACCCAGCTCGAGACCTGCCTGGGCGAAGCCTGCGACCGTGGCGTCCGCATCGTCGCCAACGCCGGCGGTCTCAACCCGGCCGGGCTCGCCGACGCGATACGCGCCCTGTCCGAGCGCCTCGGCGTGGGCGCCCGGGTCGCCCACGTCGAGGGAGACGACCTGCTGCCGCGCGCCGCGGAACTGGGACTGGGTACGCCGCTGACCGCCAACGCCTACCTCGGCGCCTGGGGAATCGTCGACTGCCTCGACGGCGGGGCCGACGTCGTGGTCACCGGACGGGTGACCGACGCCTCGGTGATCGTCGGGGCGGCGGCGGCGCACTTCGGCTGGGGGCGCAACGACTACGACCGACTCGCGGGGGCGGTGGTCGCCGGCCACGTCATCGAGTGCGGGGTCCAGGCCACCGGCGGCAACTATTCCTTCTTCACCGAGATACCCGACCTCACCCACGCCGGTTTCCCGCTGGCCGAGGTGAGCGCCGACGGCTCGTCGGTGATCACCAAACACCCGGGCACGGGCGGTCGCGTCGACATCGACACGGTGACCGCGCAACTCCTCTACGAAATCACCGGGGCGCGCTATGCCAACCCGGACGTCACCGCGCGGATGGACACCGTCACGCTGAGCACCGACGGCCCCGACCGCGTGCGCATCAGCGGCGTCATCGGCGAACCCCCGCCGCCCACGCTGAAGGTCTCGCTGAACAGCATCGGCGGGTTCCGCAACGCGATGACGTTCGTGCTCACGGGACTCGACATCGCCGCGAAGGCCGAGCTGGTGCGCCGGCAACTCGAGGCCGCGCTCACCGTCAAGCCGACCGAGCTGCAGTGGTCGCTGGCCCGCACCGACCACCCCGACGCCGACACCGAGGAGGCCGCGAGCGCCCTCCTGCACTGTGTCGTGCGCGACCCCGATCCCGCGAATGTCGGGCGTCAATTCTCCTCGGCTGCAGTGGAATTGGCACTCGCCAGCTATCCGGGGTTCCACGTGACCGCGCCGCCGGGTGACGGCCAGGTCTACGGTGTGTTCACCGCCGGCTACGTCGACGCGACGATGGTGTCGCACGTTGCCGTGCACGCCGACGGGACGCGAAGCGTCATCCCCTGCGCCACCGAGACGTTGGCGCTCGAAGACGCCGACGCACCGGCCCTGCCGGATGCGCTCGCAGCCGCTGCGGTGCGCAGGGCGCCGCTGGGCCGCATCGCCGGAGCCCGCAGCGGCGACAAGGGCGGATCGGCGAACGTCGGGGTGTGGGTGCGGACCGACGACCAATGGCGCTGGCTGGCCAACACCTTGACCGTCGAACTGCTCAAGGAGTTGCTGCCCGAGGCGGCCGAGCTCGACGTCACCCGGCATGTCCTGCCGAACCTGCGCGCGGTGAACTTCGTCATCGAGGGAATCCTTGGTCAAGGTGTCGCCTACCAAGCGCGATTCGACCCCCAGGCCAAGGGGCTGGGGGAATGGCTGCGCAGCCGCCACGTCGACATCCCGGAGAGGTTGCTGTGA